A window of Zingiber officinale cultivar Zhangliang chromosome 5A, Zo_v1.1, whole genome shotgun sequence contains these coding sequences:
- the LOC121980528 gene encoding uncharacterized protein LOC121980528 isoform X2 has translation MKQYDRECMKIAMLKQEEIFRYQVHELHRLYNIQKLLMREMKKADMKRQRYKPTDGERDEKGRDSKCDDYCDWRQQPRHLLDLALSAEEYIERHKGEVMLTMKESNDLELKLATGSNRTPSKKNDTRFTSDSGSSFSSSSNDSEFKKQVFTKLRNDRKGGCDIQKQMRKEEIKQPNWLFPCSKQDMLVSFGL, from the exons ATGAAACAATATGACAGAGAATGCATGAAGATTGCCATGTTAAAGCAGGAAGAAATCTTTAGATATCAG GTCCATGAACTCCATCGTCTGTACAATATCCAGAAACTGCTGATGAGAGAAATGAAGAAGGCTGACATGAAAAGGCAAAGGTATAAACCAACTGACGGAGAAAGGGATGAAAAAGGCAGAGACAGTAAATGTGATGACTACTGTGACTGGAGGCAGCAGCCTCGCCACCTGCTTGACCTTGCACTCTCAGCAGAGGAATACATAGAGAGACACAAAGGAGAAGTCATGCTCACCATGAAAGAGAGTAATGATCTTGAGCTGAAGCTTGCCACCGGAAGCAACAGAACTCCGTCAAAGAAAAATGACACGCGATTTACTTCTGATTCAGGTTCGAGCTTTTCTTCATCTTCAAATGATTCCGAGTTCAAGAAACAAGTATTCACAAAGCTGAGAAATGATAGAAAGGGTGGGTGTGATATCCAAAAACAAATGAGGAAGGAGGAGATAAAGCAACCTAATTGGCTCTTCCCGTGTTCCAAACAGGACATGCTGGTTTCTTTTGGATTGTGA
- the LOC121980528 gene encoding uncharacterized protein LOC121980528 isoform X1: MKLNAFLSLFFIFFFCGKFTIFRIACINIVWELSLEAIQKKLKRRGKARDMKQYDRECMKIAMLKQEEIFRYQVHELHRLYNIQKLLMREMKKADMKRQRYKPTDGERDEKGRDSKCDDYCDWRQQPRHLLDLALSAEEYIERHKGEVMLTMKESNDLELKLATGSNRTPSKKNDTRFTSDSGSSFSSSSNDSEFKKQVFTKLRNDRKGGCDIQKQMRKEEIKQPNWLFPCSKQDMLVSFGL; encoded by the exons ATGAAATTGAATGCATTTTTatcattgttttttattttttttttctgtggtAAATTTACTATTTTTCGGATCGCCTGCATAAATATTGTTTGGGAGCTTTCTCTTGAAGCAATTCAAAAAAAGTTGAAACGCCGTGGCAAGGCCAGAGATATGAAACAATATGACAGAGAATGCATGAAGATTGCCATGTTAAAGCAGGAAGAAATCTTTAGATATCAG GTCCATGAACTCCATCGTCTGTACAATATCCAGAAACTGCTGATGAGAGAAATGAAGAAGGCTGACATGAAAAGGCAAAGGTATAAACCAACTGACGGAGAAAGGGATGAAAAAGGCAGAGACAGTAAATGTGATGACTACTGTGACTGGAGGCAGCAGCCTCGCCACCTGCTTGACCTTGCACTCTCAGCAGAGGAATACATAGAGAGACACAAAGGAGAAGTCATGCTCACCATGAAAGAGAGTAATGATCTTGAGCTGAAGCTTGCCACCGGAAGCAACAGAACTCCGTCAAAGAAAAATGACACGCGATTTACTTCTGATTCAGGTTCGAGCTTTTCTTCATCTTCAAATGATTCCGAGTTCAAGAAACAAGTATTCACAAAGCTGAGAAATGATAGAAAGGGTGGGTGTGATATCCAAAAACAAATGAGGAAGGAGGAGATAAAGCAACCTAATTGGCTCTTCCCGTGTTCCAAACAGGACATGCTGGTTTCTTTTGGATTGTGA
- the LOC121980529 gene encoding nodulin-related protein 1-like — protein sequence MDSFFSKLPAFASGGSDSSGADKTGSGDSHGHQQQMDPTELFSSAKVVADAAKSTFGGAADKVDKSAAAGAASDLLGAVSHYTKVEESSYGKYVEQAETYLEQYRTTGGSAAAAAAAAPKTEEAKAKVEEAAAKTEEAGAKVEEEGADKAPPADDDSGEAQSGGGGLEGYANLAQNLLKK from the coding sequence ATGGATTCTTTCTTCAGCAAGCTTCCGGCTTTTGCTTCCGGCGGTTCCGACAGCAGTGGCGCCGACAAGACTGGCTCCGGAGACTCCCACGGACACCAGCAGCAGATGGACCCGACCGAGCTCTTCTCTAGCGCTAAAGTGGTGGCGGACGCGGCCAAGTCCACCTTCGGCGGCGCCGCTGACAAGGTCGACAAGTCTGCCGCCGCAGGAGCAGCCTCCGACTTGCTCGGTGCTGTGTCTCACTACACTAAGGTCGAGGAAAGCAGTTATGGAAAGTACGTGGAGCAAGCGGAGACGTATCTGGAACAGTATCGCACCACCGGTGGTtcagctgctgctgctgctgccgcCGCTCCGAAGACGGAGGAAGCAAAGGCGAAAGTAGAGGAAGCAGCGGCAAAGACTGAAGAAGCAGGGGCGAAAGTAGAGGAAGAAGGGGCAGATAAAGCTCCTCCGGCGGATGATGACTCCGGCGAGGCTCAATCCGGCGGAGGCGGCTTGGAAGGATATGCCAACTTGGCCCAGAATTTGTTGAAGAAGTGA